A genomic segment from Pyrodictium occultum encodes:
- the ilvB gene encoding biosynthetic-type acetolactate synthase large subunit: MSRVVDHVARVLRELGVREVFGVTGGSIMGFFDALALEGIEIYMFRHEQGAAHAADAYGRVARRPGVVSVTSGPGATNIVTGIANAYFDSAPVLAITGQVPTSVFGRDAFQETDIVGVTAPITKFVYQVRSPGEAGPAVRTAYRLAIEGRPGPTLVDFPRDVQLSSHEPADEPDYLPLNFAKYRPPPPDPEAVARAARLLLMAARPVILVGNGVYWSGATAEVLELAERLQAPIVTTLPGKNAVPADHPLVMGPAGMHGRAEADAALANADVVLAVGTRFSDRTVGRFGPELLEKKIIHIDADPSEHGKNVPPAVSVVADARQALRALLREIRAAPLRDTRFLEWLNWIRRRYEEAMEKLAARFRKFPPWKVLKTLRQAVPRNAITVTGVGSHQMWAEQHWDVYVPGTWITSAGLGTMGFCVPAALGAKIAARDRTVLCIDGDGSFQMTMNNLALVRDYDLPIIVTVFDNRALMLVKQWQIYMYDRRIVATEYSRWPCFEKIAEAYGIDAVRPASLEELEAAVRRAARNNEPLIAIVDIDREEDIVLPWVKPGDWLTEAILPPGMEDVSLVYDEKEWEKVASAIAAKTARSG, encoded by the coding sequence ATGAGCCGTGTAGTGGACCACGTGGCCCGGGTCCTTAGGGAGCTCGGGGTTAGGGAGGTATTCGGCGTAACCGGCGGCAGTATAATGGGGTTCTTCGACGCCCTGGCCCTCGAGGGTATCGAGATCTACATGTTCAGGCACGAGCAGGGCGCCGCCCACGCGGCCGACGCCTACGGCAGGGTGGCCCGCAGGCCGGGCGTCGTGTCGGTGACCAGCGGTCCCGGCGCGACCAACATAGTGACCGGGATAGCCAACGCCTACTTCGACTCCGCGCCGGTGCTCGCGATAACGGGGCAGGTGCCGACAAGCGTCTTCGGCCGCGACGCGTTCCAGGAGACTGATATAGTCGGCGTCACCGCGCCAATCACCAAGTTCGTCTACCAGGTTAGGAGCCCCGGGGAAGCGGGCCCCGCGGTGAGGACCGCCTACCGCCTCGCCATCGAGGGGCGGCCCGGCCCTACCCTGGTCGACTTCCCGAGGGACGTGCAGCTGAGCAGCCACGAGCCGGCCGACGAGCCTGACTACCTGCCGCTGAACTTCGCCAAGTACCGTCCCCCGCCGCCCGATCCCGAGGCGGTGGCTAGGGCGGCCCGGCTGCTCCTAATGGCGGCCCGCCCCGTGATACTCGTTGGCAACGGCGTCTACTGGTCCGGCGCCACCGCCGAGGTGCTGGAGCTCGCTGAGAGGCTCCAGGCCCCGATAGTGACGACGCTGCCGGGCAAGAACGCGGTGCCCGCCGACCACCCGCTGGTGATGGGGCCAGCGGGGATGCACGGCCGTGCCGAGGCTGACGCGGCCCTCGCCAACGCCGACGTGGTGCTCGCCGTGGGCACCAGGTTCTCGGACCGCACGGTGGGGAGGTTCGGCCCCGAGCTGCTGGAGAAGAAGATAATCCATATAGACGCGGACCCGAGCGAGCACGGGAAGAACGTGCCCCCCGCAGTCAGCGTGGTGGCGGACGCGAGGCAGGCCCTCCGAGCCCTGCTGAGGGAGATCAGGGCAGCGCCGCTCCGCGACACGAGGTTCCTAGAGTGGCTCAACTGGATCCGCCGCCGCTACGAGGAGGCCATGGAGAAGCTCGCGGCCAGGTTCAGGAAGTTCCCGCCCTGGAAGGTGCTGAAGACGCTGAGGCAGGCCGTGCCCCGGAACGCTATAACGGTGACCGGGGTCGGCAGCCACCAGATGTGGGCCGAGCAGCACTGGGACGTCTACGTGCCCGGTACATGGATTACGAGCGCCGGCCTGGGCACTATGGGGTTCTGCGTCCCAGCGGCGCTCGGGGCCAAGATAGCGGCCCGGGACCGCACGGTGCTCTGCATCGACGGCGACGGGAGCTTCCAGATGACCATGAACAACCTGGCCCTGGTGAGGGACTACGACCTCCCGATAATAGTGACTGTGTTCGACAACCGGGCCCTCATGCTGGTGAAGCAGTGGCAGATCTACATGTACGACCGGAGGATAGTAGCCACGGAGTACAGCAGGTGGCCCTGCTTCGAGAAGATAGCCGAGGCGTATGGCATAGATGCTGTCCGGCCGGCGAGCCTCGAGGAGCTCGAGGCCGCCGTCCGCCGTGCCGCCAGGAACAACGAGCCGCTGATAGCTATAGTTGATATCGACCGGGAGGAGGATATAGTGCTGCCCTGGGTGAAGCCCGGCGACTGGCTCACCGAGGCCATACTGCCGCCGGGCATGGAGGATGTAAGCCTCGTCTACGACGAGAAGGAGTGGGAGAAGGTGGCCTCGGCGATAGCAGCCAAGACCGCCAGGAGTGGGTGA
- a CDS encoding ACT domain-containing protein gives MEAGRYVIEVSAFNGMDAVMRLANMARRAKLEYHGLSASFDGRVVRLRIDASGRESEVRWLAAKIEKMPEVYSVVYKRVA, from the coding sequence ATGGAGGCGGGGCGGTACGTGATAGAGGTCTCGGCGTTCAACGGCATGGATGCCGTGATGAGGCTGGCGAATATGGCTAGGAGGGCTAAGCTGGAGTACCATGGGCTCAGCGCCAGCTTCGACGGGAGGGTGGTGAGGCTCCGGATAGACGCCTCGGGGAGGGAGAGCGAGGTGCGCTGGCTGGCGGCGAAGATCGAGAAGATGCCGGAGGTCTACTCGGTGGTCTACAAGAGGGTGGCCTAG
- the ilvC gene encoding ketol-acid reductoisomerase yields MGMARIYTERDASLDPLKDKTIAVLGYGSQGRAQALNLRDSGLDVIIGLRPGKSWERAEKEGFKVYRVDEAVKRADVVMMLIPDMVQPEVWEKQVAPHLREGMTVDFAHGFTVHFGLIKPPEYVDVVMVAPKGPGAKVREEFLAGRGVPALLAVYQDYTGHARDTALAIAKGIGATRAGVIETTFREETETDLIGEQTVLVGGLMELIKRGFETLVELGYQPEVAYFEVLNEAKLIMDLIWRYGITGMLERVSVTARYGGLTVGPRVIDERVKENMKRAAERVRSGEFAREWVEEYRRGMPRLQSLLDEIRGHEIERVGREMRRLLFGEEGD; encoded by the coding sequence ATGGGCATGGCCCGGATATACACCGAGCGGGACGCGAGCCTAGACCCCCTGAAGGACAAGACGATAGCCGTGCTGGGCTACGGAAGCCAGGGCAGAGCCCAGGCCCTCAACCTCCGCGACAGCGGGCTCGACGTGATAATAGGGCTCCGGCCCGGGAAGAGCTGGGAGAGGGCCGAGAAGGAGGGCTTCAAGGTCTACAGGGTGGACGAGGCGGTTAAGCGGGCCGATGTTGTAATGATGCTGATACCCGACATGGTGCAGCCGGAGGTGTGGGAGAAGCAGGTGGCGCCCCACCTGCGCGAGGGCATGACAGTGGACTTCGCCCACGGGTTCACCGTGCACTTCGGCCTCATAAAGCCCCCAGAGTACGTCGACGTGGTAATGGTTGCGCCGAAGGGCCCCGGCGCGAAGGTCCGCGAGGAGTTCCTGGCGGGCCGCGGGGTCCCCGCGCTGCTCGCTGTCTACCAGGACTACACGGGCCACGCTAGGGACACGGCGCTCGCGATAGCGAAGGGGATAGGCGCCACCAGGGCCGGGGTTATAGAGACAACCTTCAGGGAGGAGACCGAGACGGACCTTATAGGCGAGCAGACCGTGCTGGTCGGCGGGCTGATGGAGCTGATCAAGAGGGGGTTCGAGACCCTTGTGGAGCTCGGCTACCAGCCGGAGGTGGCCTACTTCGAGGTCCTCAACGAGGCCAAGCTCATCATGGACTTGATATGGAGGTACGGGATAACCGGCATGCTCGAGCGTGTCTCCGTCACAGCGAGGTACGGCGGCCTCACCGTGGGCCCCAGGGTGATAGACGAGAGGGTCAAGGAGAACATGAAGAGGGCTGCCGAGAGGGTGAGGAGCGGCGAGTTCGCCAGGGAGTGGGTGGAGGAGTACCGGAGGGGCATGCCTAGGCTCCAGAGCCTGCTCGACGAGATACGCGGCCACGAGATAGAGAGGGTTGGCAGGGAGATGCGCCGCCTCCTCTTCGGCGAGGAGGGCGACTAG